The nucleotide sequence GCTACAGTTTATGGTATAGAATTGAGATGAGAAAAACAATTAATATCACTTATCAATTTTTCCGACCGAAAAtcttgtcaaaaatcaaaaatgcaaatgCAACCAAAGAAAAAGTTACGTAGGTATCGTATGCGATGCCGATGCGCGATGAGCGAAACGCGAGAATAGTAGTCAGTCAGGCAGTGTCAGTAATAATAGTAATACCTGGGTAATATACGTAATACCCATACGGTAATACAGtaatagaatttattttttgaatttcgtttcCGCCTTTCCGGTTGGGCGGTTGCCAGTTGCCACTTGCccggttggtttttttttttaatgaacgtATATGTATAGGACATAGGTACCTGCATGCCTGAAGGTTTTCTGGTTTTCCCAAGAGGGTTCAGAATTCATTCAGATTCGGAACAACCACCATCAAACAAAAACCGGAGaggaaaattaataattatttggGGACCATATTATCCGCTTTTGAGTTTGTCAAAGGTCAAAGATTATCCATTGGTGTCACTTCTCGAGTTTTCGAATTATTTCATTCATCATCTCCAAAAAACCAATAAATAGAATAGAACCAAAAAGAACCAGCTAAAATATcgataaaattgtttaaaaatttaaaataaaggaaaatttcaaaaatttgttaaataatTGGAAACTAAACTGATGTTGTAGTTTGTTTTTCATAAGTTGTTTAAAGCATAACCAAAACCGCATGCCTGGAAAAGTACAGGAACCAATGTTACAGCCATTACCCAACACtacaaaaatgagtaaaaaatcgGAACTGGAACCATTTTTGTTTAGATCAATTTAGTactaccacaaaaaaaaaaccaccacagGAACAGTTCAAAAGGTTCTGAATCCTGAGGTTCTCCAATTCAATTCTCGTGTTTTTGgtttcgcttttttcatttcatttttcgtaattaCCATATCATCACTGTaactcaaagttgaaaaaagtaacccAAACGCTTGCGACTGaactgcaattttgaatttattttgtaatattCAAATTCGATAATGTTGGAAAATGTCGAGGCTCCTGTACCGTTCATCAAATTAGTAGTACTCTGTAAGTCTGTATTCTTACTTCAACCTCAATGTCAATTACCACTCTAATTAAGCAAACAAAGTGGAAATACATAACATCTTATTGATAAAATGAACAtcatttcgtttttgttttaaatcGATCAAGCACATCAATCGTTTCATTGCTTTTATCTTTAACAATTTCTTCGACATTTTCATGTTTATTCAGctctgaaaaatgttgagataaGGCAACACTCTTCATTTTCACGAATTCCTGAAAACAAATCGTATAGTCAAACATGTAtgtgaataaaaatacaaatagtaTGTCTACCTACACTACACTACACTACACTCATATATTAAAAAAacctttttattattttcccgAATAATCTCTTTGACTTTGGATGCATTTATCTTGCGTTTCTTTCTTCGAGGGATAAGATCTACTTTAGCCGGtttcaaatgctgaaaaaaaaataaaaatgttggtGACGAGACACACTAccaaatcgcaaaaaaatcaaaaagttataATTACAGACTTACAATCAATCTATTTCTTGCATCAATTTTCTCTTTTAAGGTGGGTACATGAACTTCAACAATATCAAAGGGGTCCAAAGTAATCATTTCCGGTTGGATCTACATAACAATACCAATTAAACGTCAAGAAAATCTTTGTACGAAGAAATGATACaagtttgaatttaaatttacctTCTCCAACAGAGCTTTAACTTCAGCTTCTTGTCGTTGTTTTTTAGTTTGGAATGGATTCGCTTCCAAAGCATCAATATTTGGCTCACCGCTACCTGAAAGTGTAATGTAACGCAACAGTTAGTTAATGATACGACTAGACAAATGATATTCCAGTAAAGTAACTATGAAATCCATCATCACCGGGAACAAGTACACTGGTGTAGCCTTCTTGATGACCAATACCAAGCACGTCTTCATATGGGCAAAACTGAATATCCTCAACAGAACGGAAAAGTCTATGTCTTAAATACGGATATTTCGCAGCTGTCGTATAACAATCGTTATAAATCTGAAATAAATTTGCAAGTTGACTCAATAAAGTACACCATAATACATACAATACATTTGTCGAAAGAGAATCAAGAATTTAGAGAAAACTGACCTCAACCACATTGCCTACCGATACAGCAAGAAATGATTTCTGACTGAAAGCTAAATTTGTAGCTGCGGAATGAAGGTGATATTTTTGAAGAGGTCCGTTTAAATTCCTTAAATCCCAAATATTCATAGTATGATCAACTCCGCTCGTAGCCaagaatctgaaaaattaataaaataaaacacgtTTCAATAACGTTTTTAGTAACATAAAAAATAACGTACAATCCACGGTTGTCAACAGCAATTCCAGAAACAGCAGTTCTATGACACAGCATTTTAGCGATGGGTTCTTTAGAATTTGGAGCCCACATACTAACTATACCTGAAAATCATTGGATTAAAATCTTGATTAGAcaaatataatttcaattatacatttattaaaattcaaatgtatGCACCTTTGTTATGTCCGGTACAAATTACGGCATTATAAGGATTATGAGTCATCACAGATAAACGGCCTAATTTTGCGTTAAATTGAGAAACAATTGTTCCAAGGGACACATCGACCCAAGTAAGATATCCTTCTTCACtctgaaatagaaaattattatGATAAACGATTACCAGCTATGTGAAAAATATACATTATGCGCCCAGTAAAATCAAGTGATGAAATGTAATTACTCCAGTAGTCAAAAGGAAATGATACGGTAAAAATTCTAATCGTAGAGGTTTGTTGATTCCTTTGACACAATGTATTTCAACTCCTTTATTATCATAAATATAGAGCCATTTCTTCTGAGCAACAGCAAATAACGTTTCGACGTGTAACCATCTgcgaaaataaaacaattcgATAAGTGTGTCTTAGTTAGGACATTATATTACAGAATGTATACCAGTACAAATAACTTGATACTCACTGTACATCGAAAACTTCTTCCATAACATTCATTTCACAATTTAGAAATTTGGTAACCCAATCGAAGCAGGCAATATGACCTTTGCGTCCACCAATCAATAAATGTCTTCCATTTCGAGTGAAGTTTGttctgtaatttcaaaataatttcaaaaaggttCAGTTgatattaaataaaatgaagaaattattctAGATCAATGGTTGGTCACCTATACGacccaaaattcaaattcaaattgaaatgttttgcagCACTAGTTATATCTACAGAGTTGGCGATTTGAGACTGTTTGATACCCGAAGTCCTTTCCCCATCGTCAGGAACTAAAAAACTGCAACAAATAGTTCAATATGCATTAAATCTACAAAACACAGCTTTTGAACACGAATACAAAATATAATACCCAGCCTCTTCTGTGAGCAATAATTCAGCTCTCGCGGATTGTTCTGTAGCCCAATCTATTTTCTTCTCCTTGgcgatcaacttttttttgaaaaaatttgtttttacgtTATTGGCATCATGCAAACCTTCTCCTCGGCTATAATATTGAATCCTTTTTTCATCCACcaatgtttctttttcttttccaacatttttcttcGGGATCTTCGCATTGTTTGTTGATTTTCTCAACTGTTGTTTTTGTAACCGAAGTTGTCGACGCTTTTTTATCCTCAGTTTTTTAGTAGATAAAGATTCATCAGCGACCCCTGGAGCTTTCTCAGTATTATTCTTATATAGTTCGTCCACATTTACTTCGAAATATCGCGACATCTCTAATTTCAAACGCACAATTTATAATATCATAAGTCAAGCTTTCATGAAACGGTCGAAAACTCACTTCGACATAAACgagttttcttttattttcatccaaaaaattttttcagaatgcaTCTCCGCGTGTGGTGTAGCGTGGTGTGAGTGTGATAAGTAAGTGATAAGGGACGGTAGATCCATTTGTTTTGGCCGGGGTGTCGGGGTGGGTTGGGTGTGTTGTTATGAATGAAGGTAATGATATgataatgaatgaaatgaacacGCGCCACGCGGTGTTCCGTTTTTTTAGCCCGAGCCGAAACGACAGAAACACTAGAATGTGTCGTGGCTCGTCCAGGGCTGTTaatacgaaacgaaacgaaacgaaagacaCGGAACGAAACGGAAAATTTTCCCTCTGGACACGAAACGAGACacaaaacgaaacgaatcaaaaaaattacacgaaacaaaacgttataacgaaacgaatcatttctgttaattcaattttcgatttttcattgcaagtttttttataaatttcgaccaaattttgtcaaattcactcaaatttcatccatttagagCCTCTAGAGGGGTTCTCTTCTtcatttattaatgaaaatgtccgcttttctcacttttttggctgaaaggaaacgaaacgaaacgacacGAAACGGCACGAAACGAAATGATACCACTTTTATGGAACGAAACGAAACAGTATAACGAAACAGTTTGGTTCAAAGAGCTCAACCGAAACGAAACGACACGTTTACGTTTCGTGTCCAACAGCCCTGGGCTCGTCTccgtgtttttttgttttttttgtataacATGTATATTTTCTTTCACATATTTTTGTTGGAATTCAATTCGTTGAATCtaacaaaaattctgaaaatcgaaAGTATTGGggaataaagaaaaaatgaaaattgagttaACGAAACAATAGGCTTACACATACAGGAACAGAGTCGAATTCTACCTTTCTTTACCTTTCTGTTCTATTTCTAGAAAATTGTTTGTGATTTCTTTTCTCCTCATTCTTATCAAACACAGTaacactcaaaaattttcagtttcacgttcaagtttcaaactgacgaaatgtttgaaaaacatcTGAGTTAGAAGTAAAATAATTGGAATTACATTCAAGAAAGTATCTCTACATATTACTGTGTAATCGTTTGAGACAGAAAATCATCATCGAGAAGAATTTTTCCATGAAGCATGCTTAAATTTTCGAACTGCGTTGATTCGATAAAAGTAAGTTACAAAATGTATTATGCACATTAGTATACCAGTACTTTTGATTACTATACCAAATAATGTAGATTTTCACTTTAAAGGCACGcctaattttgtaaaaaaaaacagaggtaTCGGACTCAACACTGCCTTGTAATGTTGACTGAGCAAGAGAAGAAGGCTCTTCTGCATTTCACCCATTCTTCATCAGTTTTCAACGACGCGCGGTTGAAAAGTTTGGCAAGTTCTATTACCAATGGAAGAATGAACCCCATTTCTCGTGAAGAATCCGTGAAATGTATTCTTTTACATGCTGACTCGTTACTTTCAGTATTGAGAAGCAAAAAAGTAACTGCGACAGTTTTGTTGAAATATCTTCATGAGTTGAATGTTCCCACGCCTGGAAATGCGGATAAAGAAGCACTAATTCATAAGATATTATATTCAGAATGGAATTTCCCTCCACCAACGCCTTTTCAAGGCAATTCTATGAATGTGCCAGGTCAGAATAACGTACCTTCATTtacttaaattaattttttcaatgtgagtAATGTAACTTGTTTGCCATCAGGTTTACATTCGTCGGGAAATGTTTCAAACATAGGTAACGCACCTATGAACAATCAAATTCACATGAATCAGGGTGGTGGTTTGCCTCCATTTCACTTCACTCAACAATCTAGAAACAGCTTTAGTCAATTCAATTCACAAAGTACGCAGAATGCTCCTACGATTCCGTTTGCTAATTCTGCTCAAACATCATGTCTGCAGTATTCTGGACAAAGTGTGATGAACTCGCATACTTCTATACCTCCGAACAGTTCTCTTCAAATGTACAACAACAATGCAACGACACCAAATACATCACCATATGCAGAAGCTATTTCTAATCATAATTTGGCTAAAGAAGTGAACTCCTTGGCATTCGACGATTTCATGGTGAATTTCGCGAAACAGTTCTATGAACTGTTGAATAACCAAGCTGATGGTTATTTTCACGCATTAAatcaatcgcatttttttgacgaatgtAAAATAGCGATACAAATCAAAGGAGAAACAGAAGATATTGAACAGATAGGCGAATCTGTAAGAGATGTATTGAAGTTATTGTCAGACCTCAGACAAGAACATAATCTATTATTCAACCCAAATCTCACCGCCGAAGGAATTCGTGGTAAAACTGACAGTCATGGGTTAATCTACGCCGTAGCCAGTGGCACGCTGCATCATGGTGTTGGAAAATTAGTCGGTGTCTATGAACAGAGTTTCATTTTGCGAAAAGATCCTTTTGAACAGAACAGTTGTAAAATCGCTGATACAACTTTAATTTTGAGAAGCAATAGTTCTGTGAATACATTTTCTCAATTATTACTGCCTACCAGTGGAAGAAGTAGCCAGCGTAATTTTGCTATTCAAGACGCCCCTCCGTCGGGTAATCAATTGCAACTAACCTACCATTCGTGATCGGGTATTTCTCATGTAGAGTGTACCtaacgtacctatacctaccattttcaataaaaagtgTTACGGGTGAACCGTTGATTttctttatatgtatgtatgtattattacAAAATGTCAACGACTGatctggaattttttattcaaatattttttcatgttataaCCTGTTGCTTCATTTTCGAACCGGGCAAAAACAAAAGGTGAATTATTAATAAAGATAGCTTCAACAAAAACTAAATTATATTACGTACTTTCCAGCAACTAATTCATATCTGAGtaacataaaatgaaataaataataacgtAATAAGATAAGAAGCAAGTGACACGTGGTGattgcctttttaaaaaatgatcataatacaaacagaaataaaatatttgtgCATTGTATTGTATTACGTCGAATATCAATcgaatttaaaacgaaaaaacgaactAAATCATAAACTGTACAATTTAAGAATAATGGAACAACACGGGTTTTATAAAATAGAAGCTCAAAATAAGCTCTTAAATTTTTGGTTTGAAGTAAAAGTAAACGCACGAAATAACAAAAGAGTTCAAACATTATATGTATTTGGTTGAGTAATAAATGATATCGGaactacttttcaactttttttcatttaggtatgCTTTAACTTAACAcagccaaaaaatgtttcataaaatatacactgaaaaaagttgaattttcaaataaataacgggttaattcataaattcataaaaattgaccaTCACTAATGATAATCATTGAAAATACCGATTATAAATCTCTTTTCGAAGGTGGGATTAGATGTTCCGGAAGTTCGGAAGGTAAATCGTGATCTTGTAACTTTATTTCGATGAGATACATTGCCAAAGCAAATTCATCAGCATCCAAAAGACCATCTTTATCGATATCGGATAGCTTCCAAATTTTACCTAAAACTGTATTTGGCAGTTTCGACTTGACCATTTCAGCTTTGGCATCTAAACATACAAGAAAAATTTAGacattctatttttttcaaattaaatgaaTCATTTTATGATAACTCACTTGTGCCTGTCACTTTTCCATCAATAGGATTCAACGTTTCAAATACTGAATCGTACTTATGTCGTTCTTTGCCTACAATCCATTCTGGTTCGCCTTTACCAGCATCCGTGCCTTCGCCTCGTTTATACCCAAATGGACTAATCGTGTCCTGTACTCCTTGGAATGCGCCTCCTACATACATAATGGTCAGTCTTAAGAACTTtcactcaagaaaaaaaaaatattcactcaAAGAAAACTCTTCCAATTATTACAAACCAAAAAACTGACTCCTCTTATGTTGTAACGAAAAAGGAGTAAAATAATGATAACccttgtaaaaatattttaattccaagaattttaagaaatttgaaatgaaaataggaTAAATAATTTTGCACTTGAGGAGTTCAGTTATGCGAGGCCTATAAATTCTAGATTTCGTCAACAACGTAtcattagaaatcaaaaaaaaaacaaaagaatcgTTTCCTCATCAGAGAGCAGACGAACAGTTTACGCGTtgggaaataaaaaatgtttaatttgtGAATAAGAGCCAATCTCTTAGGAATCACATGAATCCTGGAATGACGATTTCTACCTTTAACAATAGGCTCTGAAGTCTTCACATTCTCTTCTAAAGGAATCAATGCCATTAATCGAGCAATATCTTCGGCCAACATTTTATCAACCACTTCCAATAAACGTGGTTTTATCAACTGGAACTTCGTGAAATCTTGAAACTGCAATGCATCCTAAAAACAAGATAGAAATTAAATGATTATTACATTTACATAAATGTATACATGAGTATGGGTATTCCCACTAGCTAACATGTGTTAATTTTACTATGCATAAGTGGACTGAGCTGACCGACTTGTCAACTTTTACATTACATCATTATAAGTCAGGAAATCtaagtgttgaattttgattcaatttttctggtaaacgaataaaaatttcatatttttaaaatgataaatcgaTGCGTTTGGAGTCCAATCTCTGAATTAAGTAatataagatttttgaaaaatgcaatcacgcctggaaaaatcgcttcaaaattcatcactagCTGAGTGATCCTGAAAtaacgtctatgaatacggCCGCCCTAAGTTTAAAACCGAGTGTACAGGGCGCCAAAATTGACTTGTTATTTCTCAGTATTTTATCGGCATATGGAAAAATGAATGACACTAACAATTTTTATACTGTTTTAGCTTCTTTGTAATATCACAACCttcctaaaattcaaattagttCAATCAAAATGTTGCCTGCAATTAGAATTTTGATTAGTGATTTagttctaaattttaaaattttgttcgcTTGTCAGTATTTATGTGCTAATCAAAGTTGACATGTGACATGTCTGTTTGCATGCAATTCTGTATAATATGAGTATCATCGCATTATTTTGATACACTGGGGAAATTTAGCAGATAAGGGAAGCCGTTAGAGATAATTTCGAGACATGATAAGTCGGAAATTTATTCACTTTTCGTTTTCCGAGATGAGTATTCAATAAGTACTCATGTTATACCAAcctgcatttttttcacatctggAAAATCACCGGGAGATATATGATGCTCGCGCTGAATATTTTCGTAAATTACGTTCAAGTTCTTGATCAATTCTTTTTTCTTGCCATCTTTACCGAACATCGACGGCATATCTTTTCTTAAGGAACTGATAATATAGGCGTGTacctgaaagaaaaatattactttatTGTTAACGAATATTGCCCATATTCAAGTACTAAATTCATAGACATCGTGTATAATTCTGGTATTTCGCACATATAAGTTAGTTCCGtaattttctcgcaatttttccatcatttcaaATATCAATGTCTCAAAAATGGGCAACACATTTAGTTTAGCATCCACAGTTTTCAAACTAAGTATTCACAATCAAGCCTTAGATCCTTGAATGATACGAATGactgttttaaattaaattccaatTCTACGCCCACCACGCACGCAACAATAATGCCGATTGAAATGCATTCAATAGAAACATTGTATGTTTATAAAGGTGCTATTTGTACCAATTTAAATAATTGAATCGAATTTCTTCAGCCTTCATCTAAACGATGTAGCCAACCAGTCCAAACGCATGTTAAGGCCTGTATGGCGAACACGTCCAAATCATTTAATTCGAATAAACGTCGTCTATGAGAACTGCTTTTCAAATTAATGATCGTCATATTAATTACATCTTTATTTACATCAACCGCTGAATGGACATTAGAGAACGCATCTTGCTATAAATCTTTCCGTAATTGCATGAACGTTAATAAAATCTAATAAGAAAACTCTAAAACTCATCTGCTGTTGCAACAGTCATACTGCATATTCCATCATTATTTCTCATTCAAACTAatgtttaaatttatatttttgttgtGACTTTCAGTTAATTCAATAGAGATGAGGATAAAGAGATacgtgaacattttttctgaatatgAAATAAAGAACTGCAACGAAAACCGTGTAGTACGAGTTTATGATCTATCCAGAAAAAAATAGATCAGCAGAtgttcctaaaaaaaaaaaggaagcttGTCAGAGATCTTTCT is from Planococcus citri chromosome 1, ihPlaCitr1.1, whole genome shotgun sequence and encodes:
- the LOC135832156 gene encoding WD repeat-containing protein 46 → MSRYFEVNVDELYKNNTEKAPGVADESLSTKKLRIKKRRQLRLQKQQLRKSTNNAKIPKKNVGKEKETLVDEKRIQYYSRGEGLHDANNVKTNFFKKKLIAKEKKIDWATEQSARAELLLTEEAGFLVPDDGERTSGIKQSQIANSVDITSAAKHFNLNLNFGSYRTNFTRNGRHLLIGGRKGHIACFDWVTKFLNCEMNVMEEVFDVQWLHVETLFAVAQKKWLYIYDNKGVEIHCVKGINKPLRLEFLPYHFLLTTGSEEGYLTWVDVSLGTIVSQFNAKLGRLSVMTHNPYNAVICTGHNKGIVSMWAPNSKEPIAKMLCHRTAVSGIAVDNRGLFLATSGVDHTMNIWDLRNLNGPLQKYHLHSAATNLAFSQKSFLAVSVGNVVEIYNDCYTTAAKYPYLRHRLFRSVEDIQFCPYEDVLGIGHQEGYTSVLVPGSGEPNIDALEANPFQTKKQRQEAEVKALLEKIQPEMITLDPFDIVEVHVPTLKEKIDARNRLIHLKPAKVDLIPRRKKRKINASKVKEIIRENNKKEFVKMKSVALSQHFSELNKHENVEEIVKDKSNETIDVLDRFKTKTK
- the LOC135832158 gene encoding uncharacterized protein LOC135832158; protein product: MLTEQEKKALLHFTHSSSVFNDARLKSLASSITNGRMNPISREESVKCILLHADSLLSVLRSKKVTATVLLKYLHELNVPTPGNADKEALIHKILYSEWNFPPPTPFQGNSMNVPGLHSSGNVSNIGNAPMNNQIHMNQGGGLPPFHFTQQSRNSFSQFNSQSTQNAPTIPFANSAQTSCLQYSGQSVMNSHTSIPPNSSLQMYNNNATTPNTSPYAEAISNHNLAKEVNSLAFDDFMVNFAKQFYELLNNQADGYFHALNQSHFFDECKIAIQIKGETEDIEQIGESVRDVLKLLSDLRQEHNLLFNPNLTAEGIRGKTDSHGLIYAVASGTLHHGVGKLVGVYEQSFILRKDPFEQNSCKIADTTLILRSNSSVNTFSQLLLPTSGRSSQRNFAIQDAPPSGNQLQLTYHS